The Verrucomicrobium spinosum DSM 4136 = JCM 18804 genome includes a region encoding these proteins:
- a CDS encoding DEAD/DEAH box helicase — protein MPSAAEVESFLAPIDPTIIAAARALVEKGRVRLEGHTHQSIEGRVKTEEETVRVQLTRKGLLWESDSDTEDEDLHHLASCAVILESEGQPESDVSATVPEKTLHEIVEDKLSRQLTPSEEQYLAKVEKRFERYRTLGEIHDHDLVRLNSRWPIQSYDPLKLWPEPPQDVLEFWNYLAAALLERKLTYPAFLENVTDLPGTRARLQSWREQEDLPRWAERIREFSQREAPLPVQRELRLLITPSEARFQVRAPEEEDSAWHNLADPELEKLLELERANALRLPVNSSLIFSSATRWLRDQTRPIIRLEELTPAQWLASLLAQPELGTHLVTLDEAPFNRPVEPLRWQAVEKVTAAGRTQSITLRLFDGNGNEPPKPLRYLPAAEPLYLGTDTIFHGPPSFEEGTTAQTSIEIPVEALSTEEGIRFLEKLDVPLPPSLAARVTRETFKVQLSARCLPKVEQGGTEHVAITAQAVSSNGLLTQTLRGRRWEVTEQVRSSNGVIPCYDRTPLDAVLPVLEGVKATYDAELSAFRARITKAFPEQFHDWAKNLPEVMTLDTDDRLHSILADPLKATVRLEINEAGIDWFDLRLVFDIEGVELKPAEIRRLIAARGGYVRLADGTWRSVRLELSEEQQQAIAALGIDINELTDEAHPIHARQLALQERKEFIPPELWERVKNRLSHLDLQTKPDVPAELQITLRPYQVDGFHFLVYLAVNRFGGVLADDMGLGKTVQSIAWVLWLRLEAIKENKPISPVLIVCPKSVLDVWAIEFGKAAPNLRVHVLREKDTLNLADIKDNADVLVLNYAQLRSCIEQLQKVNWLATILDEGQQIKNPDSKVAKAARQLHAQNRLVLTGTPLENRLLDLWSLLTFATPGALGDRAYFQKHFDRRKDDRAAERLSARLRPFILRRTKGQVARELPPRTEENMLCELTGLQEKLYREQLAQAQHMILTSTGAEMLNKRRFAILQAITRLRQICCHPALVQPGADDEESAKLNALMELLDQLHDEGHKVLVFSQFVAMLKIIRDKLTGLNRPFHWLTGASQNRADIVKSFQETPDPSVFLLSLKAGGSGLNLTAASYVILYDPWWNPAVENQAIDRAHRIGQTQPVMAYRLLAKNSIEEKIRHLQQQKSLLSSDVLGEENFARSLDQQDLEYLFDIGERRGDDE, from the coding sequence ATGCCCAGCGCCGCTGAAGTAGAATCATTTTTAGCCCCCATAGATCCAACCATCATCGCCGCGGCCAGGGCGTTAGTGGAGAAAGGCAGGGTCCGCCTGGAAGGCCATACCCACCAGTCCATCGAAGGTCGGGTAAAGACCGAAGAGGAGACCGTCCGTGTCCAACTCACCCGCAAGGGGCTCCTCTGGGAGTCCGATAGCGACACGGAGGACGAGGACCTGCACCATCTGGCCTCATGCGCCGTGATTCTGGAGTCCGAAGGCCAGCCTGAAAGCGATGTGAGCGCCACTGTGCCGGAGAAGACCCTGCACGAGATCGTGGAAGACAAGCTCTCCCGCCAGCTTACCCCTTCCGAAGAGCAGTACCTCGCCAAGGTGGAGAAGCGCTTCGAGCGCTACCGCACTCTGGGAGAGATTCACGACCATGACCTCGTGCGTCTCAACTCCCGCTGGCCCATCCAGAGCTACGATCCGCTCAAACTCTGGCCGGAACCGCCGCAGGATGTGCTGGAGTTCTGGAACTACCTGGCCGCCGCCCTGCTGGAGCGGAAACTGACCTACCCCGCCTTTCTGGAGAACGTCACGGATCTCCCGGGCACGCGGGCTCGCCTGCAGTCCTGGCGCGAACAGGAGGACCTGCCCCGCTGGGCGGAGCGCATTCGCGAGTTCTCACAGCGCGAAGCCCCCCTGCCCGTCCAGAGGGAGCTGCGCCTCCTCATCACGCCTTCTGAGGCCCGCTTCCAAGTCCGCGCCCCGGAGGAGGAAGACTCCGCCTGGCACAATCTGGCTGACCCGGAGCTTGAGAAACTGCTGGAACTGGAGCGGGCCAATGCCCTGCGACTGCCGGTGAATTCCAGCCTCATCTTCTCCTCTGCCACCCGGTGGCTGCGGGATCAGACCCGCCCGATCATCCGTCTGGAGGAGCTCACCCCGGCCCAATGGCTGGCCAGCCTGCTCGCGCAACCTGAGCTGGGCACCCACCTGGTCACCCTGGATGAAGCCCCGTTCAATCGCCCTGTCGAGCCCCTGCGATGGCAGGCCGTGGAAAAAGTCACCGCAGCCGGCCGGACTCAGTCCATCACGCTGCGACTTTTTGATGGGAACGGCAACGAGCCGCCCAAGCCCCTGCGCTACCTGCCAGCGGCAGAACCCCTCTATCTGGGCACCGACACCATCTTCCACGGCCCACCGTCCTTTGAAGAGGGCACCACCGCCCAGACCAGCATTGAGATCCCGGTGGAGGCTCTTTCCACAGAGGAAGGCATCCGCTTCCTGGAAAAGCTGGACGTCCCCCTGCCCCCCAGTCTCGCCGCCCGCGTCACGCGAGAGACCTTCAAGGTGCAACTCAGCGCCCGCTGCCTGCCTAAGGTAGAGCAAGGCGGCACCGAGCACGTGGCCATCACAGCCCAGGCGGTCAGTTCCAACGGTCTTCTCACCCAGACCCTCCGGGGCCGCCGGTGGGAGGTGACAGAGCAGGTTCGCTCCTCCAATGGGGTGATCCCCTGCTACGATCGCACCCCGCTGGATGCCGTCCTCCCCGTGCTGGAAGGGGTGAAGGCCACCTATGATGCAGAGTTGAGCGCCTTCCGCGCCCGCATCACCAAGGCCTTCCCGGAGCAGTTCCACGACTGGGCGAAGAATCTCCCGGAAGTGATGACGCTGGACACGGATGACCGCCTCCACTCCATCCTGGCCGACCCTCTGAAGGCCACGGTCCGCCTGGAGATCAACGAGGCGGGTATCGACTGGTTTGACCTTCGTCTGGTGTTCGACATTGAGGGCGTGGAGCTGAAGCCTGCCGAAATCCGCCGCCTCATCGCGGCCCGTGGGGGCTATGTGCGCCTGGCAGATGGCACCTGGCGCAGTGTCCGCCTGGAACTCAGCGAAGAGCAGCAGCAGGCCATCGCCGCCCTCGGCATCGACATCAACGAACTCACCGACGAGGCCCACCCCATCCACGCCCGGCAGCTCGCCCTCCAGGAGCGCAAGGAGTTCATTCCACCAGAACTTTGGGAGCGGGTCAAAAACCGGCTCAGCCATCTGGACCTTCAGACGAAGCCGGACGTTCCCGCCGAGCTCCAGATCACCCTCCGCCCCTACCAGGTGGATGGCTTTCACTTCCTCGTCTATCTAGCCGTGAATCGTTTTGGCGGCGTGCTTGCCGATGACATGGGCCTCGGCAAAACGGTGCAGAGCATCGCCTGGGTCCTCTGGCTCCGGCTGGAGGCTATCAAGGAGAACAAGCCCATCTCACCCGTGCTCATTGTCTGCCCCAAGTCCGTGTTGGATGTGTGGGCGATCGAGTTCGGCAAAGCGGCCCCGAACCTTCGCGTGCATGTGCTGCGCGAAAAGGACACCCTCAATCTCGCCGACATCAAGGACAACGCCGATGTCCTGGTGTTGAACTACGCGCAGCTCCGCTCCTGCATTGAGCAGCTGCAAAAGGTCAACTGGCTCGCCACCATCCTGGACGAAGGCCAGCAGATCAAGAATCCCGACTCCAAGGTTGCCAAGGCCGCCCGCCAGCTGCACGCCCAGAACCGTCTGGTGCTGACCGGCACCCCGTTGGAAAACCGCCTGCTGGACCTCTGGAGCCTGCTCACCTTTGCCACCCCTGGTGCTCTGGGTGATCGAGCCTACTTCCAGAAGCACTTCGACCGCCGCAAAGACGACCGTGCTGCGGAACGCCTCAGCGCCCGTCTGCGCCCCTTCATCCTGCGCCGCACCAAAGGCCAGGTGGCCCGCGAACTGCCTCCGCGTACAGAGGAAAACATGCTCTGCGAACTGACCGGGCTTCAGGAAAAACTCTATCGCGAGCAGCTCGCGCAGGCCCAGCATATGATCCTCACCTCCACGGGTGCAGAGATGCTGAACAAGCGCCGCTTCGCCATCCTGCAGGCCATCACCCGCCTGCGCCAGATCTGCTGCCACCCGGCCCTCGTGCAACCCGGTGCCGATGACGAGGAAAGCGCCAAACTCAACGCCCTCATGGAGCTGCTCGACCAGCTCCATGACGAAGGCCACAAGGTGCTCGTCTTCTCGCAGTTCGTCGCCATGCTCAAGATCATTCGCGACAAACTCACGGGACTGAACCGCCCCTTCCATTGGCTCACGGGTGCCTCCCAGAACCGCGCCGACATTGTGAAATCGTTCCAGGAAACTCCGGATCCCTCCGTGTTCCTGCTCTCCCTCAAAGCCGGCGGCAGCGGTCTCAACCTCACCGCCGCCAGCTACGTCATCCTGTATGACCCATGGTGGAACCCCGCCGTGGAGAACCAGGCCATTGACCGCGCCCACCGCATCGGTCAGACCCAGCCCGTCATGGCCTACCGCCTGCTGGCGAAGAACTCCATCGAGGAAAAAATCCGCCACCTGCAACAGCAGAAGAGCCTGCTCTCCAGCGATGTGCTGGGTGAGGAAAACTTCGCCCGCAGCCTGGATCAGCAGGACCTCGAGTACCTCTTCGACATCGGCGAACGCCGGGGCGATGACGAGTAG
- a CDS encoding PQQ-binding-like beta-propeller repeat protein, with the protein MNALVPAQKGHRLWIPFVVAAVIAVGIAATVLTPELDRNFKSWGVSALSLLGGLLLVLWFLLLSRYSGRARLAVAGLLVLAGFGVSRTVRVDGTMDGTGLPKLAWAWTRPAERHFSAPSVVPVAEVAKVEGAMDVPQFYGPQRNGVVQNAALARDWQSQAPKELWRQTIGEGWSAFAVLGGRAYTQEQRGDEEMTTCYELATGKPLWSHAIKARFSQWQGGTGPRATPTVESGRVYSYGGTGVLTCLDGVTGEAVWSREVLKENNLPNIEWGVSASPLVYDDLVVVTGGDKEGPTVLAYRRDTGEPAWQAGTAKASYASPVLVTLAGRRVVLSVNAGNLSAHDPATGEVLLDHTWGDPRWPKASQPLVVGEDQVFLSAGYGMGCTMLKIKPVADGKKLEAEEVWQNLRMKTQFNSTALRGRYIYGLDDGQIACMDAETGKRLWKNGRYGSGQSLIVNDLALIQSEPGEVILVDLEKEGTVLGQLPALSAKTWTHPTLAGKYLLVRNSVEAVCYELPGK; encoded by the coding sequence ATGAATGCTCTAGTCCCTGCTCAAAAAGGTCATCGTCTGTGGATTCCGTTCGTCGTCGCGGCTGTCATCGCTGTGGGTATTGCCGCCACTGTGCTGACGCCGGAGTTGGATCGCAACTTCAAGAGTTGGGGGGTGTCTGCGCTGAGCCTGCTGGGTGGGTTGTTGCTGGTGCTGTGGTTCCTCCTCTTGAGCCGCTATTCCGGCCGGGCCAGGCTCGCGGTGGCAGGGCTCCTGGTGCTGGCAGGGTTTGGCGTGAGCCGGACGGTGCGGGTGGACGGCACGATGGATGGCACCGGCCTGCCCAAGCTGGCGTGGGCGTGGACACGCCCTGCGGAACGGCATTTCTCGGCACCCAGTGTGGTGCCAGTGGCGGAGGTGGCCAAGGTGGAAGGGGCGATGGATGTGCCGCAGTTTTATGGCCCCCAGCGCAATGGCGTGGTGCAGAATGCCGCTCTGGCGCGTGACTGGCAGTCGCAAGCTCCGAAGGAACTGTGGCGTCAGACTATTGGGGAAGGCTGGAGTGCCTTTGCCGTGTTGGGTGGACGTGCCTACACCCAGGAACAGCGCGGGGACGAGGAAATGACGACCTGTTATGAGCTGGCGACTGGGAAACCGCTCTGGAGCCATGCGATCAAGGCCCGGTTCTCACAATGGCAGGGGGGCACGGGGCCCCGGGCCACGCCCACGGTGGAGAGTGGCCGGGTGTACAGCTACGGCGGAACAGGGGTGTTGACCTGTCTGGATGGGGTGACGGGCGAGGCGGTCTGGAGCCGGGAGGTGTTGAAGGAAAACAACCTGCCCAACATCGAATGGGGTGTGAGCGCATCACCCCTGGTGTATGATGATCTTGTAGTGGTGACAGGTGGGGACAAGGAGGGGCCCACGGTGCTGGCGTACCGTCGGGACACTGGGGAACCGGCCTGGCAGGCGGGTACGGCCAAGGCGAGTTATGCTTCGCCTGTGCTGGTGACACTGGCCGGACGTCGCGTGGTTCTGTCTGTCAACGCAGGCAACCTGAGTGCTCACGACCCCGCCACGGGTGAGGTGCTGCTGGATCACACCTGGGGAGACCCCCGCTGGCCCAAGGCCTCCCAGCCTCTTGTGGTGGGTGAGGATCAGGTGTTCCTTTCAGCCGGCTACGGCATGGGGTGCACGATGTTGAAGATCAAGCCTGTCGCAGATGGGAAGAAGCTGGAGGCGGAAGAAGTGTGGCAGAACCTCCGCATGAAGACCCAGTTCAACAGCACCGCTCTGCGTGGTAGGTACATTTACGGGCTGGATGACGGGCAGATCGCCTGCATGGATGCGGAGACTGGCAAACGACTCTGGAAAAATGGCCGCTACGGATCCGGTCAAAGCCTTATTGTCAATGACCTGGCCCTCATTCAGAGCGAACCGGGCGAGGTGATTCTGGTGGATCTGGAAAAGGAAGGGACGGTGTTGGGCCAGTTGCCGGCACTGAGCGCCAAGACGTGGACCCATCCCACGCTGGCGGGGAAGTATTTGCTCGTGCGGAACAGTGTCGAGGCGGTGTGTTATGAACTGCCGGGCAAATGA
- the xseA gene encoding exodeoxyribonuclease VII large subunit, with translation MSSVLSVSQLTRQIRSLLEGQIGDVSVEGEISNHRLQSSGHQYFTLKDEGAQISCVLFRGASARMQTPLRDGMQVQLFGELTVYEQRGNYQIIVRSVQPKGQGSLQARFEALKQKLAGEGLFENHWKKPIPKFPRVVALVTSPTGAAIRDMLNILTRRAPWLRVLVFPVRVQGQGAEQEIARAIDLLNQEVAGLPRPDTIVVGRGGGSLEDLWNFNEEVVARAIFASTIPVISAVGHEIDFTIADFVADMRAPTPSAAAELLAPDTAELQRHFDAMEKSMTHRMRTTLEHHERVLELTGKGALRREPERLLRDAVQSVDEVESSYHRAQELYWRSLDDRLVQHHRALEKYHPQRVLTEAAHRVALIQQHLGAFIRQRIEQNAQKVMAMRKLLKSMGPDSVLSRGFSMTTDATGKVIEDASKLRTGDMMITRLAKGKVASVVTTNK, from the coding sequence ATGTCCAGCGTCCTTTCCGTCTCCCAACTGACCCGCCAGATCCGCTCGCTCCTTGAGGGGCAGATCGGGGATGTCTCGGTGGAGGGGGAGATTAGCAACCATCGGCTCCAGTCGTCCGGGCATCAATATTTCACGCTTAAGGATGAGGGGGCGCAGATCTCCTGTGTCCTCTTCCGCGGAGCCAGTGCCCGCATGCAGACGCCGCTGCGCGATGGCATGCAAGTGCAGCTCTTTGGGGAGCTCACGGTGTACGAGCAGCGGGGGAACTACCAGATCATTGTGCGCTCGGTCCAGCCCAAGGGTCAGGGCTCGCTTCAAGCTCGGTTCGAGGCTTTGAAGCAGAAACTGGCGGGAGAAGGGTTGTTTGAGAATCACTGGAAGAAGCCCATCCCCAAGTTTCCCCGTGTGGTGGCGCTCGTGACCTCACCGACCGGTGCGGCCATCCGCGACATGCTGAACATTCTCACTCGCCGCGCTCCCTGGCTCCGGGTGCTGGTTTTCCCCGTGCGGGTGCAGGGGCAGGGGGCGGAGCAGGAGATCGCCCGTGCGATCGATCTGCTGAACCAGGAGGTCGCAGGGCTGCCTCGTCCGGATACGATTGTCGTGGGGCGTGGCGGTGGCAGCCTGGAGGATCTCTGGAACTTCAATGAGGAAGTGGTGGCCCGGGCCATCTTTGCCTCCACCATTCCTGTCATCTCTGCGGTGGGGCATGAGATTGACTTCACCATCGCCGACTTCGTTGCGGACATGCGGGCTCCCACACCCAGTGCGGCTGCCGAGCTGTTGGCGCCAGATACTGCGGAGCTTCAGCGGCATTTTGATGCCATGGAGAAGAGCATGACCCACCGTATGCGGACGACGCTGGAGCATCACGAGCGGGTGTTGGAGCTAACGGGCAAGGGGGCGCTGCGTCGTGAGCCTGAGCGTCTGTTGAGGGATGCCGTGCAGTCTGTGGATGAAGTTGAATCCTCGTACCATCGCGCTCAGGAGCTCTACTGGCGGAGCCTGGATGACCGGCTGGTGCAACATCATCGGGCGCTGGAGAAGTATCATCCCCAGCGGGTGCTCACGGAGGCCGCTCACCGGGTGGCGCTCATCCAGCAGCACCTTGGGGCCTTCATCCGCCAGCGGATCGAGCAGAACGCCCAGAAGGTGATGGCCATGCGCAAGCTGCTGAAGAGCATGGGGCCGGACTCCGTGCTCTCCCGTGGATTCTCCATGACTACTGATGCCACTGGCAAGGTGATCGAAGATGCCTCCAAGCTGCGCACGGGTGACATGATGATTACCCGCCTGGCGAAGGGCAAGGTGGCCAGTGTGGTGACGACGAACAAGTAG
- a CDS encoding SGNH/GDSL hydrolase family protein translates to MNRRTSLSLFLLLGLSFATSLSAAAPTPQKILFLGNSITKHGPKADIGWTGNWGMAASAEDKDYVHLVTKGLTKTDAPAPQTFVQNIAEFERNYATFDLATKLKDAANFAPTLIILAIGENVPALKNDEEKALFTKQVTSLLTTLKGPNSPKIIVRSSFWQNAAKDQCLKQACDTVGGIFVNIAGLDKVEANYARSERPFKNEGVARHPGDRGMQAIADAIVKAVPQP, encoded by the coding sequence ATGAACCGCCGCACCTCCCTCTCCCTCTTCCTTCTCCTCGGCCTCTCTTTTGCCACCTCCCTTTCCGCCGCCGCCCCCACCCCTCAGAAGATCCTTTTCCTCGGGAACAGCATCACCAAACACGGACCCAAGGCCGACATCGGCTGGACCGGAAACTGGGGCATGGCCGCCAGTGCCGAGGACAAAGACTACGTCCACCTCGTTACCAAGGGACTGACCAAAACCGACGCTCCCGCGCCCCAGACTTTCGTCCAGAACATCGCGGAGTTCGAGCGCAACTACGCCACCTTCGACCTTGCCACCAAACTCAAAGACGCTGCCAACTTTGCGCCCACACTCATCATCCTGGCCATCGGCGAGAATGTTCCGGCCCTGAAGAACGACGAGGAGAAAGCCCTCTTCACCAAGCAGGTCACCAGCCTGCTCACCACCCTGAAAGGCCCCAACTCACCCAAGATCATCGTCCGCAGCTCTTTCTGGCAAAACGCCGCCAAGGATCAGTGTCTGAAACAAGCCTGCGACACCGTGGGGGGGATTTTTGTGAACATCGCCGGGCTGGACAAAGTGGAAGCCAACTACGCCCGCTCCGAGCGCCCCTTCAAGAACGAAGGGGTGGCCCGGCACCCTGGAGACCGCGGCATGCAAGCCATCGCTGATGCCATCGTCAAGGCGGTTCCCCAGCCCTGA
- a CDS encoding pyrroloquinoline quinone-dependent dehydrogenase has product MPRPPLLPLLALPLAGLAALWSAGPSASAAEPANAKSGNADWTTYLGDKQRSLYSPLNQINQQNVAQLKVAWMYDTGDKGEYQANNLIVNGVLYTPTPTRKVVALNAATGAELWKWDPATSVSGAGKGRQRGMVFWQNEEGGEQRLFTAVGNYLFALDVRTGQLIKSFGKDGTFHLGSGLDTEGTPNIGLNTPGVIYKNLLILGGVGGPGAVRAIDVRTGERKWIFHLIPRPGEVGHDTWPADSWKTATGVMPWPGQSLDEARGIVYIATKTAEPDFYGGNRHGQNLFANSLVALKADTGERLWHFQIVHHDLLDKDLPCPPVLLTVTHKGKKVDAVAQGTKHGLLFVFDRVTGEPLWPVEERPVPASELRGEQAWPTQPFPTKPAPLMRQGYTEADISNVSPQAAVATLDRIRVSPNFGPFPAPSLKETIMFPGFDGGMEWGGAAVDPDGIYYANVNEIPWVVQMVETRRADGAPLIHGEKEYMIYCAACHGLDRKGNPAGGFPGLVDVDKRRPREQVALITKQGAGRMPAFDMIPPPQREAILDYVMSNAAPPSSSRQDEPGASAAAPANKNDKEDKTPPYAFAGFRRYQDQEGYPAIKPPWGTLNAVDLNTGEIKWKVPLGEYAELTARGLPPTGTENYGGPVATAGGLIFIAATADETIRAFDKNTGKVLWKAPLPFGGNATPSTYMVNGRQYLVISAGGGKSRRPSGGMLVAFALPEK; this is encoded by the coding sequence ATGCCCCGCCCCCCTCTTCTCCCCTTACTGGCCCTCCCCCTGGCAGGTCTCGCTGCCCTCTGGTCCGCCGGCCCTTCGGCCAGTGCTGCGGAACCCGCCAACGCCAAGAGTGGCAACGCCGACTGGACCACCTACCTGGGTGACAAGCAGCGGAGCCTTTATTCCCCCCTCAATCAGATCAATCAGCAAAACGTCGCCCAGCTCAAGGTGGCCTGGATGTATGACACGGGCGACAAAGGCGAGTACCAGGCCAACAACCTGATCGTCAACGGCGTCCTCTACACCCCCACCCCCACCCGCAAGGTGGTCGCGCTCAACGCCGCCACCGGCGCCGAGTTGTGGAAGTGGGATCCCGCCACCTCCGTCTCCGGAGCTGGCAAGGGCCGCCAGCGCGGCATGGTCTTCTGGCAGAATGAAGAAGGCGGGGAACAGCGCCTCTTCACGGCTGTGGGAAACTACCTCTTCGCCCTCGACGTCAGGACAGGCCAGCTCATCAAGTCCTTTGGCAAGGACGGCACCTTCCATCTGGGCAGCGGGCTCGACACGGAAGGCACGCCCAACATCGGCCTCAACACGCCAGGCGTTATTTACAAGAACCTCCTCATCCTCGGTGGCGTCGGCGGCCCCGGGGCCGTACGTGCCATTGACGTCCGCACGGGCGAGCGGAAGTGGATCTTCCACCTCATTCCCCGGCCGGGCGAGGTGGGCCACGACACCTGGCCCGCCGATTCCTGGAAGACCGCCACCGGCGTCATGCCCTGGCCCGGACAGTCGCTCGATGAAGCACGGGGCATTGTTTACATCGCCACGAAGACCGCAGAACCCGACTTCTACGGCGGCAACCGCCATGGCCAGAATCTCTTCGCCAACTCCCTCGTCGCTCTCAAGGCTGACACTGGCGAGCGTCTCTGGCATTTCCAGATCGTGCATCACGATCTGCTGGACAAGGACCTTCCCTGTCCGCCCGTGCTCCTGACGGTGACCCACAAAGGGAAGAAGGTGGACGCCGTGGCTCAGGGCACGAAACATGGCCTGCTCTTCGTCTTTGACCGCGTCACCGGCGAGCCCCTTTGGCCGGTCGAAGAACGTCCCGTCCCCGCATCAGAACTGCGCGGCGAACAAGCCTGGCCCACCCAGCCCTTTCCCACCAAGCCGGCTCCGCTCATGCGCCAGGGCTACACAGAGGCGGATATCTCCAACGTCTCCCCGCAGGCGGCGGTGGCCACGCTTGACCGTATTCGTGTTTCCCCGAACTTTGGCCCCTTCCCCGCCCCCAGCCTCAAGGAAACCATCATGTTCCCCGGCTTTGACGGCGGCATGGAGTGGGGCGGTGCCGCCGTGGATCCGGACGGCATTTATTATGCAAACGTCAACGAGATCCCGTGGGTCGTGCAGATGGTGGAAACCCGTCGCGCCGATGGTGCCCCCCTGATCCACGGCGAGAAGGAATACATGATCTACTGCGCCGCTTGTCACGGCCTGGATCGCAAAGGCAATCCAGCGGGCGGCTTCCCCGGCCTGGTGGATGTGGACAAGCGCCGCCCTCGCGAGCAGGTGGCCCTGATCACCAAGCAAGGCGCAGGCCGCATGCCAGCGTTCGACATGATCCCTCCCCCGCAGCGCGAGGCCATTCTGGACTATGTCATGTCCAACGCCGCCCCACCCAGTTCCTCCCGCCAGGACGAGCCCGGTGCTTCCGCAGCGGCTCCTGCCAATAAAAACGACAAAGAGGACAAGACACCTCCGTATGCCTTCGCCGGATTCCGTCGTTATCAGGACCAGGAAGGCTACCCCGCCATCAAGCCACCGTGGGGCACGCTCAACGCCGTGGACCTCAACACCGGCGAGATCAAATGGAAGGTGCCCCTGGGTGAATACGCCGAACTCACCGCCCGTGGCCTGCCTCCCACCGGCACCGAGAACTACGGTGGCCCCGTCGCCACCGCCGGAGGACTGATCTTCATCGCCGCCACCGCCGATGAGACCATCCGCGCCTTTGACAAAAACACCGGCAAGGTCCTCTGGAAAGCCCCCCTCCCCTTTGGCGGCAACGCCACCCCCAGCACCTACATGGTCAATGGCCGGCAATATCTCGTGATCTCTGCTGGTGGCGGCAAATCCCGCCGCCCTTCCGGCGGCATGCTCGTGGCCTTTGCCCTGCCAGAGAAGTAA
- a CDS encoding LytR/AlgR family response regulator transcription factor produces the protein MIRALIVDDENPARREMRKLLEVHDDLEVVGEADSAAVAVELCLQARPDVIFLDIQMPERTGLETAAQMIGSGCEVVFVTAYDEHALRAFDLAAFDYLLKPVEPERLARTLERLRGELPAERGRAQPLGEGDRIFLKGAEGHWFTPLESIRLLQSEGNYTRVYFDEERPVIGRSLSALEERLPAHLFFRANRAQMINVRWIVSTEEWFSNSLKVRLKDGTEVELSRRQSRVFRETFGL, from the coding sequence ATGATCCGAGCCCTGATCGTAGATGATGAAAATCCCGCCCGGCGGGAGATGCGCAAACTCCTGGAGGTCCATGATGACCTGGAGGTGGTGGGAGAGGCGGACTCTGCCGCAGTTGCGGTGGAGCTCTGTCTCCAGGCGCGTCCGGATGTGATCTTCCTGGACATCCAGATGCCGGAGAGAACAGGTCTTGAAACGGCCGCCCAGATGATTGGCAGCGGCTGTGAAGTGGTCTTTGTCACCGCCTATGATGAACATGCGCTGCGCGCCTTCGACCTTGCTGCCTTTGATTATTTGTTGAAACCGGTGGAGCCGGAGCGTCTGGCCCGTACTTTGGAACGGCTCAGAGGGGAATTGCCAGCCGAGCGAGGCCGCGCCCAGCCACTGGGGGAAGGGGATCGCATCTTCCTCAAAGGAGCAGAGGGGCACTGGTTCACCCCGCTGGAAAGCATCCGCCTTCTCCAGTCGGAGGGCAACTACACCCGGGTGTATTTTGATGAAGAGCGTCCGGTCATTGGAAGATCATTGTCGGCTTTGGAAGAGCGTCTGCCTGCACACTTGTTCTTCCGGGCCAATCGTGCTCAGATGATCAATGTGCGCTGGATTGTTTCCACGGAGGAGTGGTTCAGCAATTCGCTCAAGGTCCGGCTGAAGGACGGCACGGAGGTTGAGTTGTCCCGCAGGCAGTCGCGGGTGTTTCGGGAGACCTTCGGGCTGTAG
- a CDS encoding TetR/AcrR family transcriptional regulator, whose translation MVSQSPKRLSSDERRQAIIRAALKVFSERGFHGSTTKALALEAGVSEALIFRHFPSKDELYTAMQMECCRAKNTPAAAEMMALEPSTSSLVTMVHYFMAKMLRPPQRRSQEENSLYRLMLHSFSEDGEFARGFMRQVGDGMINQLKACIDAAGQAGDLSDTPVGTPALRAWLAQHLAGMLMLNELPGRPVVDMGVSYAELVEQSTWFALRGIGVRDEAIRLHYNPKAFAMLMGNEG comes from the coding sequence ATGGTCTCACAATCCCCCAAGAGACTCAGCAGCGATGAGCGCCGGCAGGCGATCATTCGTGCTGCATTGAAGGTCTTTTCTGAGCGGGGGTTTCATGGCTCGACGACGAAGGCGCTGGCTCTAGAGGCGGGCGTGTCGGAGGCGTTGATCTTTCGCCACTTTCCCAGCAAGGATGAACTGTACACCGCCATGCAGATGGAGTGTTGCCGGGCTAAGAACACCCCGGCGGCGGCGGAGATGATGGCACTGGAGCCTTCGACTTCGTCCTTGGTGACGATGGTGCACTACTTCATGGCGAAGATGCTGCGCCCTCCCCAGCGCCGGTCTCAGGAGGAGAACAGTCTTTATCGCCTCATGCTGCACAGTTTCTCGGAGGATGGTGAGTTTGCGCGGGGATTCATGCGGCAGGTGGGAGATGGCATGATCAATCAGCTGAAGGCCTGCATCGACGCGGCGGGGCAGGCGGGGGATCTGTCGGATACCCCTGTGGGGACTCCGGCCTTGAGGGCTTGGCTGGCCCAACACCTCGCCGGGATGCTGATGCTCAACGAGCTGCCTGGTCGCCCGGTGGTGGACATGGGAGTTTCGTATGCCGAATTGGTCGAGCAGTCCACGTGGTTTGCCCTCCGGGGAATCGGCGTGCGTGATGAAGCCATCCGACTTCATTACAACCCGAAGGCCTTCGCCATGCTGATGGGCAACGAGGGATGA